Proteins from a single region of Pyxidicoccus trucidator:
- a CDS encoding diguanylate cyclase, translating into MERRGRTSGRSLLLIIEDDAGVRESLMDLLSSRFDVLAAADADAGVELAREHRPDLVLLDRFLPSGDGLMVLEALQRDARTEAVPVIFLTGDADEATLERCLEMGAVDFIHKPASARELLARIDRALRQSEQQRRLQILAQTDALTGLANFRALTVRLEEEFRRAHRYQYPLSVVVIDLDHLKAINDGMGHDVGNRAIFALASQLKGNLRESDFAARFGGDEFVALLPHQTALEAAVFAERIRAGLRSVGVQKSDGRPAPFGLSVSVGIADHTLEAPKEDTDALMKAADAALYEAKREGRDRVVVYGRPVISPPVQRH; encoded by the coding sequence ATGGAACGGCGTGGCCGTACCTCGGGGCGGTCCCTCCTCCTCATCATCGAGGATGACGCGGGGGTCCGTGAGAGTCTCATGGACCTGCTCTCCTCCCGCTTCGACGTGCTCGCGGCGGCGGACGCGGATGCGGGCGTGGAGCTGGCGCGCGAGCACCGGCCGGACCTCGTCCTGCTGGACCGCTTCCTTCCCAGCGGCGACGGGCTCATGGTGCTGGAGGCGCTCCAGCGCGATGCGCGCACGGAGGCCGTGCCTGTCATCTTCCTGACAGGCGACGCGGACGAGGCGACGCTCGAGCGCTGCCTGGAGATGGGCGCGGTGGACTTCATCCACAAGCCCGCGAGCGCGCGCGAATTGCTGGCGCGCATCGACCGGGCGCTGCGCCAGAGCGAGCAGCAGCGGCGCCTCCAGATTCTTGCGCAGACGGACGCGCTCACCGGGCTGGCCAACTTCCGCGCGCTGACGGTGCGGTTGGAGGAGGAGTTCCGCCGGGCCCACCGCTACCAGTACCCGCTGAGCGTGGTGGTCATCGACCTGGACCACCTCAAGGCCATCAACGACGGCATGGGCCATGACGTGGGCAACCGGGCCATCTTCGCGCTGGCGTCGCAGCTGAAGGGCAACCTGCGCGAGTCCGACTTCGCGGCCCGCTTTGGCGGAGACGAGTTCGTGGCGCTGCTGCCGCACCAGACGGCGCTGGAGGCGGCCGTGTTCGCCGAGCGCATCCGCGCTGGCCTGCGTTCCGTGGGCGTGCAGAAGAGCGACGGCCGCCCTGCCCCCTTCGGACTGAGCGTGAGCGTGGGCATCGCCGACCATACGTTGGAAGCACCGAAGGAGGACACGGACGCGCTGATGAAGGCGGCGGACGCGGCCCTCTATGAGGCCAAGCGTGAGGGGCGCGACAGGGTGGTGGTGTACGGCCGGCCGGTGATCTCCCCGCCGGTGCAGCGGCACTGA